The following proteins are encoded in a genomic region of Alnus glutinosa chromosome 8, dhAlnGlut1.1, whole genome shotgun sequence:
- the LOC133874872 gene encoding disease resistance protein At4g27190-like translates to MEVVVSIIGSVLTETGRLLCGSIYPKIKNTLKFQSNLDVLEKEMKPLLALGEGVKNETELARKEGKVMRTQVIEWLKDVEELQLKVNQIQAVKLSRRSLNFSKRYRISREVAEKLKEIERLLKDGSSHSGAVAVNHSIPRVVEHVPGPTIQDQTTSSKTLAKTMTLLSDDGVRRIGIWGMGGVGKTTLVRNLNNKLKNISSMQPFGIVIWVTVSKNLDMKKVQTQIAQRLNLEAKMEESLERMAIRLYQRLEEEEKFLLILDDVWEKIDLDSLGVPQPEVHKGSKIILTSRFLDVCRDMMTDDQIKVDVLNDEEAWQLFSRNAGNVVTSEYIRPFAEAIAKRCCGLPLAIITMGTAMRGKTIVELWKHALNELQRSVPCTGGVEDKLYKPLKWSYDSLEGKNIKPCFLY, encoded by the coding sequence ATGGAAGTGGTGGTTTCGATTATTGGCTCAGTACTGACAGAAACTGGCCGGCTTCTATGTGGCTCTATCTATCCCAAGATAAAGAACACTCTGAAATTCCAATCAAACCTTGATGTTTTGGAAAAGGAGATGAAACCCCTGCTGGCCCTAGGAGAAGGAGTAAAAAATGAAACGGAATTAGCCAGGAAAGAAGGAAAAGTAATGAGAACTCAAGTCATAGAATGGCTTAAGGACGTTGAAGAGCTTCAGCTTAAAGTCAACCAGATTCAAGCAGTAAAGCTTTCTCGACGGTCCTTAAATTTCAGTAAACGGTATAGAATAAGCAGAGAAGTGGCAGAAAAGCTCAAAGAAATAGAAAGGCTCTTAAAAGATGGGAGTTCACATTCTGGTGCTGTGGCTGTCAATCATTCAATTCCCAGAGTAGTGGAGCACGTTCCTGGACCAACAATTCAAGATCAAACAACATCATCAAAAACTTTAGCCAAAACTATGACTTTATTATCTGATGATGGAGTCCGGAGGATCGGTATTTGGGGAATGGGGGGAGTGGGCAAGACTACTTTGGTAAGAAACTTGAACAATAAGCTCAAGAATATTTCTTCAATGCAGCCTTTTGGCATCGTCATATGGGTTACTGTTTCCAAGAATTTGGACATGAAAAAGGTCCAGACACAAATAGCTCAAAGATTGAATTTGGAGGCGAAAATGGAAGAAAGCCTAGAGCGAATGGCTATTCGACTTTATCAAAGACTcgaggaggaagaaaaatttctaCTCATTCTAGATGATGTTTGggagaaaattgatttggacaGTTTGGGTGTCCCACAACCTGAAGTTCATAAAGGTTCTAAGATCATATTAACATCTCGATTTTTGGATGTTTGTAGGGACATGATGACGGATGATCAAATTAAAGTGGATGTTTTAAATGATGAAGAAGCTTGGCAATTGTTTAGCAGAAATGCAGGGAATGTGGTTACTTCTGAATATATCAGACCATTTGCAGAAGCAATTGCTAAAAGATGTTGTGGATTGCCTTTGGCCATCATCACCATGGGAACTGCTATGAGAGGAAAGACAATAGTCGAGCTGTGGAAGCATGCCTTAAACGAGTTGCAAAGGTCAGTGCCTTGTACAGGAGGTGTCGAGGATAAGCTCTATAAGCCTTTGAAGTGGAGTTACGACTCATTAGAAGGTAAAAACATAAAACCTTGTTTCCTCTACTGA
- the LOC133874870 gene encoding disease resistance protein At4g27190-like, with amino-acid sequence MEVVASVVGEAVVATGRVLCGSIYSMIKDIVKFQSNLDILDKEMKGLLAVKDKVKNETEIAAQEGKAPVTKWLEEVEKLMLKVNQIQTVKLSRRSLNCSKRYRISREVAKKLKEIEDLLKAGSSHSGVVVGNHSMPRAVEHIPGPTIQDQTTSSKNLAKTMTLLSDDEARRVGIWGMGGVGKTTLVRNLNNKLKSISSIQPFGIVIWVTVSKNLDMKRVQTQIAQRLNLRAKMEESLDRMAIRLYQRLEEEEKFLLILDDVWKKIDLDSLGVPQPEVHKGSKIILTSRSLDVCRDMMTDVEVRVEVLNDDEAWQLFSKNAGNVVSLEHIGPIAKEIVRECGGLPLALVTMGAAMRKKRKVEQWKHALNELQRPVSCPPHIEYKIYNPLKWSYDSLEDENIKFCYLYCSLFPEDFSIAISELAQCWLAEGLLVEEENYEDSFNRVIVLIENLKDSCLLEEGAREDTVKMHDVVRDVAIWIASSEDGCKSLVHSGIGLSEMSVDKLSYSLKRVSFMNNKIIRLPDCVVQCSEASTLLLQGNHPLDRVPERFLQGFEALRVLNMSRTRIHSMPLSLLQLGELRALLLGGCYNLKELPPLEGLSRLQVLDLSATRIRELPRGTENLCNLKQLNLSQTDYLKTIQAGVISWLSCLEVLDMTPSAYCFGVKRDVQEEMACFEELKCLDRLLVLYIRLERIPYFSDEDLSWIDRLRQLHFSIGPMGKFLPTRHEKRVVSIRCLDLSLEE; translated from the coding sequence ATGGAAGTGGTGGCTTCGGTTGTTGGTGAAGCAGTGGTAGCAACTGGCCGGGTTCTCTGTGGCTCTATCTATTCTATGATCAAGGACATTGTCAAATTCCAATCAAACCTTGACATTTTGGACAAGGAGATGAAAGGCCTCTTGGCTGTCAAAgataaagtgaaaaatgaaacagAAATAGCTGCGCAAGAAGGAAAAGCACCAGTTACAAAGTGGCTTGAGGAGGTTGAAAAGCTTATGCTTAAAGTCAATCAGATTCAAACGGTAAAGCTTTCTCGACGGTCCTTGAATTGCAGTAAACGGTATAGAATAAGCAGAGAAGTGGCAAAAAAGCTCAAAGAGATAGAAGACCTCCTAAAAGCTGGGAGTTCACATTCTGGTGTTGTGGTTGGGAATCATTCAATGCCCAGAGCAGTGGAGCACATTCCTGGACCAACAATTCAAGATCAAACAACTTCATCAAAGAATTTAGCCAAAACTATGACTTTATTGTCTGATGATGAAGCCCGTAGGGTCGGTATTTGGGGTATGGGTGGGGTAGGCAAGACTACGTTGGTAAGAAACTTGAACAATAAACTCAAGAGTATTTCTTCAATTCAGCCTTTTGGCATCGTCATATGGGTTACCGTTTCCAAGAACTTGGACATGAAAAGGGTCCAGACACAAATAGCTCAAAGATTGAATTTGAGGGCAAAAATGGAAGAGAGCCTAGACCGAATGGCTATTCGACTTTATCAAAgactggaggaagaagaaaaatttctacTCATTCTAGATGATGTTTGgaagaaaattgatttggacaGTTTGGGTGTCCCACAACCTGAAGTTCATAAGGGTTCTAAGATCATATTAACATCTCGATCTTTGGATGTTTGTAGGGACATGATGACCGATGTTGAAGTTAGAGTGGAAGTTTTAAATGATGACGAAGCTTGGCAATTGTTTAGTAAAAATGCAGGGAATGTGGTTAGTTTGGAACACATTGGACCAATTGCAAAAGAAATTGTTAGAGAATGTGGTGGATTGCCTTTGGCCCTCGTCACCATGGGAGCTGCTatgagaaaaaagagaaaggtcGAGCAGTGGAAGCATGCCTTAAATGAATTGCAAAGACCAGTGTCTTGTCCACCACACATCGAGTATAAGATCTATAATCCATTGAAGTGGAGTTACGACTCATTAGaagatgaaaatataaaattttgttacCTGTATTGCTCTTTGTTTCCCGAGGACTTCTCAATTGCAATAAGTGAACTCGCACAGTGCTGGCTTGCAGAAGGTTTGCTagttgaagaagaaaactaTGAGGATTCATTCAATAGAGTAATTGTTTTGATTGAAAATCTGAAGGATTCTTGTTTGTTGGAAGAAGGTGCTCGTGAGGACACTGTAAAGATGCATGACGTTGTTCGTGATGTTGCTATATGGATTGCGTCGTCTGAAGATGGATGTAAATCCCTTGTTCATTCAGGGATTGGCTTGAGCGAAATGTCAGTTGACAAGTTATCATATTCTCTCAAAAGAGTTTCGTTCATGAATAACAAGATAATAAGGCTGCCAGATTGTGTAGTACAATGTTCAGAGGCCTCCACTTTGCTACTACAAGGTAATCATCCCCTTGACAGAGTTCCTGAGAGATTTCTGCAAGGATTTGAAGCACTTAGAGTCCTGAATATGAGTAGAACCCGCATCCACTCAATGCCTCTTTCTCTACTTCAACTTGGTGAACTTCGTGCTCTTCTTTTAGGGGGTTGCTACAATCTCAAAGAATTACCCCCGCTGGAAGGGCTTAGTAGACTTCAAGTGCTTGACCTCTCTGCCACTCGTATCAGAGAATTGCCGAGAGGGACGGAAAACTTGTGCAACTTGAAGCAACTGAACCTATCCCAAACTGACTACCTAAAAACCATTCAAGCTGGAGTTATATCTTGGTTGTCTTGTTTAGAGGTTCTGGATATGACACCGAGTGCTTATTGTTTCGGTGTGAAGAGAGATGTACAAGAGGAAATGGCATGTTTTGAAGAGCTAAAATGCCTTGATCGATTACTTGTCCTCTACATCAGATTGGAGAGAATCCCATATTTCAGCGACGAAGATCTTTCCTGGATAGATAGATTAAGACAATTGCACTTTTCGATTGGCCCAATGGGGAAATTCTTACCAACTAGACATGAAAAAAGGGTAGTGTCTATCAGGTGTCTTGATCTTTCTTTAGAAGAATGA
- the LOC133876299 gene encoding probable disease resistance protein At4g27220, translating to MLEDLVINSAGSFAGLKSLTIESCSGSVWQGGCASHYDLLPNLEELYLRDLNYVESISELLGQLGLRFLRLKLIEVEYCSEMKYLLPCGYSYFIYTALPNLEIMKVRSCDRLVELFSYNSMQYIASDPVVPSLRQLKLEWLPQLRTLCRDEETWPLLEQLFLIDFNLSLDFPAVLWKKVHQIQLKVVCPVRIYYGVQVSKPQGATLIHGKINRLRKFQFFIGPTANSLPTRHEERRVTNSGLNLSGEWIGLLLSDASSLILNHFHGLNELLEDLVINSVGCFAGLKSLTIASSNSSLRPGGGCTAHFDLLPNLEELYLQDLTYLESISELVGHLGLRFLRLKLIEVTRCSQMKHLLSCGYHIHTLPNLQVIKVSFCDKLDELFSYHSIQFIAPDPVVPSLRILELKYLPKLKTLYRHETAPHLEQFTVIKCNRLTTRLFGTNETADTIDEIREES from the exons ATGCTAGAAGACTTGGTCATTAACAGTGCTGGCAGCTTTGCTGGTTTAAAATCTCTTACTATTGAGAGCTGTAGCGGCAGTGTATGGCAAGGTGGATGTGCTTCCCACTATGATCTACTACCAAACCTAGAGGAACTTTATCTCCGAGACCTGAATTATGTAGAAAGCATTTCAGAACTGCTTGGCCAACTTGGGCTGAGATTTCTTAGACTAAAATTAATAGAAGTGGAGTATTGTTCTGAAATGAAATATCTTCTTCCCTGTGGTTACAGTTACTTCATTTACACAGCCCTGCCAAACCTAGAAATAATGAAGGTACGGTCTTGTGACAGGTTGGTTGAGCTCTTTAGTTATAATTCCATGCAATATATCGCTTCAGATCCTGTTGTTCCAAGCCTACGGCAATTGAAATTGGAATGGCTTCCCCAATTAAGGACTCTTTGCCGAGATGAAGAGACATGGCCGCTTCTAGAGCAG CTTTTCCTCATCGATTTTAATCTCTCCTTGGACTTCCCAGCAGTACTCTGGAAAAAGGTCCACCAAATTCAACTCAAAGTAGTATGccctgttagaatatattatggAGTTCAAGTATCGAAGCCACA GGGCGCAACCCTCATACACGGGAAGATAAATAGACTAAGAAAATTCCAATTTTTCATTGGCCCAACAGCAAACTCATTACCAACTAGACATGAAGAAAGGAGGGTGACTAACAGTGGTCTTAATCTTTCGGGAGAATGGATTGGGTTATTGTTGAGTGATGCAAGTTCTCTCATCTTAAATCATTTTCATGGACTGAATGAATTGCTAGAAGACCTGGTAATTAACAGTGTTGGCTGCTTTGCTGGTCTAAAATCACTTACTATTGCAAGCTCTAACAGCAGTTTACGGCCAGGAGGAGGATGTACAGCCCACTTTGACCTACTACCAAATTTAGAGGAACTTTATCTCCAAGACCTGACTTACCTAGAAAGCATTTCAGAACTAGTTGGCCATCTTGGGCTGAGATTTCTTAGACTAAAATTAATTGAAGTGACTCGATGTTCCCAAATGAAACATCTTCTCTCCTGTGGTTACCACATTCACACTTTGCCAAACCTACAAGTAATCAAGGTAAGCTTTTGTGACAAGTTAGATGAGCTCTTTAGTTATCATTCCATCCAATTTATCGCTCCAGATCCTGTTGTTCCAAGCCTGCGGATATTGGAATTGAAGTACCTTCCCAAATTAAAGACTCTTTACAGGCACGAGACGGCACCACATCTAGAGCAGTTTACTGTCATCAAGTGCAATCGTCTTACAACAAGGCTGTTTGGTACTAACGAAACTGCAGATACCATAGACGAAATCAGAGAAGAATCATAA